A genome region from Streptomyces antimycoticus includes the following:
- a CDS encoding AfsR/SARP family transcriptional regulator — translation MAGEKERAQEQSLRFTVLGPVRAFRGEEQLSTGSPQQRALLAALLLRGGRTATAPELVDALWGDDPPDAAIAALRTYASRLRKAFAPHSDILVSESGGYAVQVGLGALDIDVAESLATEAEKARHSGDRLRAHELIGRALDLWDGEALAGLSGPYATTQRARLSEWQLVLTETRLDLDLELGHHTEVVSELTALTAAHPLRERLRELLMLALYRSGRQAEALAVYNDTRRLLAEDLGVDPCPELSELHQRILQADAELASPVDDRTHAGPSFVRPAQLPATVADFTGRVAFVEELSDELATAEGRVMAVSAVAGIGGVGKTTLAVHVAHAARAHFPDGQLYVDLQGAGPVPAEPNAILGAFLRALGAPDSAIPEGVHERAALYRSMLDGRRVLTLLDNARDAAQVRPLLPGTPGCAALITSRTRMVDLEGAHLVDLDVMSPDEALVLFTRIVGAERVSSERDAAMDVVAACGFLPLAIRIAASRLASRRTWTVSTLARKLANQRRRLDELRAGDLAVRATFELGYGQLEPPQARAFRLLGLADGPDISLAAAAVVLQLDTFDAEELLESLVDASLLESAAPGRYRFHDLVRLYARDRAERHQSATEREAALSRLLSFYLATAARVYAMERPGDRLGDHLAPADHPGLVFPHQGAALDWLFTEADCLLACAQQAASGTTLGRAADLLLAAMDLAESGANAPRYEAVARVVSETAHTVGDTRAEGRARTCLAKVHNLTGRLEEADAEAERALALGSTVEDHVTMGRALTERGIIAHLSRTRWDDAERHFLRAIDAYRAVDDQPGEASALCNLSRAYVEMGRIDSAVDLARQGVRIYGSLGRTLRLANGKYALGIALTGSGSLTHALEQLTEALGLFREHRQPLWEGMTHQRMAEAHLSIGRPAEAATHAEQALALRGIGGEWRRAIVLTLLGKALLELGQNERADACWREALSIHERLGAPEAEDVRGLLAPATAA, via the coding sequence ATGGCCGGCGAGAAGGAGCGGGCGCAGGAGCAGTCCTTGCGCTTCACCGTGCTCGGACCGGTACGGGCCTTTCGGGGCGAGGAACAGCTGAGCACCGGATCACCGCAGCAAAGAGCCCTGCTCGCCGCTCTGTTGCTGCGCGGCGGGCGCACCGCCACCGCCCCCGAACTCGTCGACGCCCTGTGGGGCGACGATCCGCCGGACGCCGCGATCGCGGCGCTGCGCACCTACGCCTCCAGGCTGCGCAAGGCGTTCGCCCCGCATTCGGACATCCTGGTCAGCGAATCGGGCGGCTACGCGGTCCAAGTGGGCCTCGGGGCCCTGGACATCGATGTGGCCGAGAGCCTGGCGACGGAGGCGGAGAAGGCCCGGCACTCGGGCGACCGGCTGCGCGCCCATGAGCTCATCGGCCGGGCGCTGGACCTCTGGGACGGTGAGGCCCTGGCCGGGCTGTCGGGGCCCTACGCCACGACGCAGCGCGCCCGGCTGTCGGAGTGGCAGCTCGTGCTCACCGAGACCAGGCTCGATCTCGACCTGGAACTGGGCCACCACACCGAGGTGGTCTCCGAGCTCACCGCGCTGACCGCCGCCCATCCGCTCCGGGAGCGGCTGCGCGAGCTGCTGATGCTGGCGCTCTACCGCAGCGGCCGGCAGGCCGAGGCCCTGGCGGTGTACAACGACACCCGGCGGCTGCTCGCCGAGGATCTCGGCGTGGACCCCTGCCCGGAGCTGTCCGAGCTGCATCAGCGCATTCTGCAGGCGGATGCCGAGCTGGCGAGCCCGGTGGACGACCGCACGCACGCCGGGCCCAGCTTCGTGAGGCCGGCCCAGCTGCCCGCGACGGTCGCGGACTTCACCGGCCGGGTCGCCTTCGTCGAGGAGCTGAGCGATGAGCTCGCCACCGCCGAGGGGCGTGTCATGGCTGTGTCAGCCGTGGCCGGAATCGGTGGGGTCGGCAAGACGACGCTCGCCGTGCACGTCGCCCACGCGGCCCGCGCCCACTTCCCCGACGGCCAGCTCTACGTCGACCTCCAGGGCGCCGGTCCGGTGCCCGCGGAGCCCAACGCGATCCTGGGCGCCTTCCTGCGCGCCCTCGGCGCCCCGGACAGCGCGATCCCCGAGGGCGTCCACGAGCGGGCCGCGCTCTACCGCTCGATGCTGGACGGCCGCCGGGTGCTCACGCTGCTCGACAACGCACGCGACGCGGCACAGGTCAGGCCGCTGCTGCCCGGTACGCCGGGCTGCGCCGCGCTGATCACCAGCCGGACCCGGATGGTCGACCTGGAGGGCGCCCACCTGGTCGACCTGGATGTGATGAGCCCCGATGAGGCGCTGGTCCTCTTCACCCGCATCGTGGGCGCGGAGCGGGTCAGCTCCGAGCGCGACGCGGCCATGGACGTGGTGGCGGCCTGCGGCTTCCTGCCGCTGGCCATCCGGATCGCCGCCTCCCGGCTGGCCTCGCGCCGCACCTGGACCGTCTCCACGCTGGCGCGCAAGCTCGCCAACCAGCGCCGGCGGCTGGACGAGCTGCGGGCCGGCGACCTCGCCGTGCGGGCCACCTTCGAGCTGGGCTACGGCCAGCTGGAGCCGCCGCAGGCCCGGGCGTTCCGGTTGCTGGGGCTCGCGGACGGCCCCGACATCTCGCTCGCCGCGGCGGCCGTCGTCCTGCAACTGGACACCTTCGACGCCGAGGAACTCCTGGAGTCCCTGGTCGACGCCTCCCTGCTGGAGTCCGCGGCGCCCGGCCGCTACCGCTTCCACGACCTCGTACGGCTCTACGCGCGTGACCGCGCGGAGCGGCACCAGTCGGCCACGGAACGCGAGGCGGCGCTCTCCCGGCTGCTGAGCTTCTACCTCGCCACGGCGGCACGGGTGTACGCCATGGAGCGGCCGGGCGACCGGCTGGGCGACCACCTGGCCCCCGCCGACCACCCCGGCCTGGTCTTCCCGCATCAGGGCGCCGCCTTGGACTGGCTGTTCACCGAGGCGGACTGCCTGCTGGCCTGCGCCCAGCAGGCCGCCTCGGGCACCACCCTGGGCCGGGCGGCGGATCTGCTGCTCGCCGCCATGGACCTGGCCGAATCCGGTGCCAACGCCCCGCGCTACGAGGCCGTCGCCCGCGTCGTCAGCGAGACGGCACACACCGTCGGCGACACCCGGGCCGAGGGCCGGGCCCGCACCTGCCTGGCCAAGGTGCACAACCTCACCGGCCGGCTGGAGGAGGCCGACGCGGAGGCGGAGCGCGCCCTGGCCCTGGGCTCCACGGTCGAGGACCACGTGACCATGGGGCGCGCCCTCACCGAGCGCGGCATCATCGCGCACCTCAGCCGCACCCGCTGGGACGACGCGGAGCGGCATTTCCTCCGTGCCATCGACGCCTACCGGGCCGTGGACGACCAGCCCGGCGAGGCCAGCGCGCTGTGCAACCTGTCCCGCGCGTATGTGGAGATGGGCCGGATCGACAGCGCCGTGGACCTGGCCCGGCAGGGCGTGCGGATCTACGGAAGCCTGGGGCGCACCCTGCGCCTGGCCAACGGCAAGTACGCGCTGGGTATCGCCCTGACCGGGTCCGGAAGCCTGACCCACGCGCTGGAGCAGCTCACCGAGGCCCTCGGCCTCTTCCGTGAGCACCGCCAGCCGCTCTGGGAGGGCATGACCCACCAGCGGATGGCCGAGGCGCATCTGTCCATCGGGCGCCCGGCGGAGGCCGCCACCCACGCCGAACAGGCCCTCGCCCTGCGGGGCATCGGGGGCGAGTGGCGCCGGGCCATCGTGCTGACGCTGCTCGGCAAGGCGCTGCTGGAGCTCGGCCAGAACGAGCGCGCGGATGCCTGCTGGCGTGAGGCGCTGTCGATTCACGAGCGGCTGGGAGCACCGGAGGCAGAGGACGTCCGGGGGCTTCTGGCCCCCGCGACCGCGGCATAA